The Muricauda sp. SCSIO 65647 genome includes a region encoding these proteins:
- a CDS encoding glucosaminidase domain-containing protein: MRTRLLYAVIGLLLLASCGTKKRTAQKVGDRPRPAVVYNPNKGVKSTKADETKLYPMPSDPGRFVTFPIASTGEYIETFAEIAQYEMRAFGIPASITLAQGILESGSGKGQLTKKTNNHFGIKCHTGWEGEYDFHDDDERGECFRKYNHPMYSFRDHSIFLSSRSRYAFLFNYRRDDYKRWAHGLKKAGYATDRKYPQKLISLIEQYDLHRYDEEVVQGGLEVVRKPKDYEVFTHIVQKGDTLYGISKRYTISVDELMRINRLQSTNISIGQVINIRRPKTK, encoded by the coding sequence ATGAGAACACGATTATTGTATGCCGTTATTGGGTTGTTGCTGTTGGCTAGCTGCGGCACCAAAAAAAGAACCGCACAAAAAGTTGGGGATCGACCACGCCCAGCGGTGGTCTATAATCCGAATAAGGGGGTCAAATCGACAAAGGCTGATGAAACAAAGCTGTACCCGATGCCTTCCGACCCCGGTAGATTTGTTACATTCCCCATCGCTTCCACTGGTGAATATATCGAGACCTTTGCCGAAATCGCACAATACGAGATGCGTGCTTTTGGTATTCCGGCCAGTATTACCTTGGCACAGGGCATTTTGGAAAGTGGTTCGGGCAAGGGCCAATTGACCAAAAAAACGAACAACCATTTCGGAATCAAATGCCATACGGGCTGGGAAGGAGAATATGATTTTCACGACGATGATGAGCGGGGCGAATGCTTCCGTAAGTACAACCATCCTATGTACTCATTTCGCGATCACAGTATCTTTCTCTCGTCGCGTTCACGTTATGCCTTTCTTTTCAATTACCGAAGGGATGATTACAAGCGTTGGGCACACGGACTCAAAAAAGCGGGGTACGCCACCGATAGAAAGTATCCCCAGAAATTGATTTCGTTGATTGAGCAGTACGATTTGCATCGATACGATGAAGAGGTGGTTCAAGGCGGATTGGAAGTGGTTCGCAAGCCCAAAGACTACGAGGTCTTTACCCACATTGTACAAAAAGGGGATACCCTTTACGGCATTTCAAAGCGCTATACCATTTCGGTTGATGAGCTTATGCGTATCAACAGATTACAATCTACGAATATATCGATCGGTCAGGTCATCAATATTAGACGGCCCAAGACCAAGTAA
- the hemL gene encoding glutamate-1-semialdehyde 2,1-aminomutase, giving the protein MRYQRSSALFAEAKKYIPGGVNSPVRAFKAVGGEPIFIKKAKGAYLYDEDDNRYIDYIASWGPLLFGHAFEPVIKTVVEKAKKGTSFGIPTEIETQLAKLAVDMVPNIDKIRFVNSGTEACMSAVRLARGYTGKDKIIKFTGCYHGHSDAFLIQAGSGAVTFGSPNSPGVTQGTAKDTLLADYNDLEGVRALVEANKDEIAGIILEPVAGNMGCIVPTKEFIHGLRELCTQEGMLLLFDEVMTGFRLGKGGAQEALAIDADIVMFGKVIGGGLPVGAFAAKTEIMAHLAPDGPVYQAGTLSGNPLAMGAGFAMLSEIDQNPEVFQSLAKKTEYLHKGIAEVLTQKGIAHQINRFGSMISVHFCEDPVVDFASSSKGNNDTFKKYFHGMLDQGVYLPPSAFESYFLNDALSYSDLDSTIEAIKNCDL; this is encoded by the coding sequence ATGCGATACCAACGAAGCAGTGCGTTATTTGCAGAGGCCAAAAAGTATATTCCCGGAGGGGTGAATTCTCCCGTACGGGCTTTTAAGGCCGTGGGCGGCGAACCTATTTTTATCAAAAAAGCAAAAGGGGCCTACCTCTACGACGAGGATGACAATCGCTATATCGATTATATCGCCTCTTGGGGCCCATTACTCTTTGGCCATGCATTTGAACCCGTCATCAAAACGGTCGTCGAAAAGGCAAAAAAAGGCACATCGTTCGGTATTCCCACAGAGATTGAGACCCAGTTGGCAAAACTTGCCGTTGACATGGTGCCGAATATTGACAAGATTCGTTTTGTGAACTCTGGCACCGAGGCCTGTATGAGTGCGGTACGGTTGGCCCGTGGCTACACGGGTAAGGATAAGATTATCAAATTTACGGGTTGTTATCACGGCCATTCCGATGCTTTTTTGATCCAGGCCGGGAGCGGGGCCGTAACCTTTGGGAGTCCGAATAGTCCCGGGGTTACACAAGGTACGGCAAAAGATACACTGCTTGCCGATTACAATGATCTTGAAGGGGTAAGGGCCTTGGTTGAAGCCAACAAAGATGAAATCGCAGGGATTATTCTGGAACCCGTTGCCGGAAATATGGGATGTATTGTTCCGACCAAGGAATTTATTCATGGATTGCGAGAATTGTGCACCCAAGAAGGTATGTTACTGTTATTTGATGAAGTGATGACCGGTTTTCGATTGGGCAAAGGGGGCGCACAAGAAGCACTTGCAATTGATGCGGATATCGTGATGTTCGGCAAGGTCATCGGAGGTGGATTGCCCGTTGGGGCCTTTGCGGCCAAAACCGAAATTATGGCACATCTGGCCCCTGACGGACCTGTGTACCAAGCCGGAACTTTAAGTGGAAACCCGTTGGCCATGGGCGCCGGATTCGCCATGCTCTCTGAAATTGACCAAAACCCAGAAGTATTTCAAAGTCTGGCCAAAAAAACGGAATATTTGCACAAGGGCATTGCTGAGGTGCTGACCCAAAAGGGAATTGCTCATCAAATCAACCGGTTTGGCAGTATGATTTCGGTACATTTTTGTGAAGACCCCGTGGTAGATTTTGCATCCTCTTCAAAAGGTAACAATGATACGTTCAAAAAGTATTTTCATGGCATGTTGGATCAGGGGGTTTACTTGCCTCCATCCGCTTTTGAAAGCTACTTTTTAAATGACGCCTTGAGTTATTCCGATCTCGATAGTACAATAGAAGCGATTAAAAATTGTGACCTCTAA